Proteins encoded within one genomic window of Haladaptatus sp. QDMS2:
- a CDS encoding methylmalonyl-CoA mutase family protein, with protein sequence MYDDADLEKIRESREQWEDDTLSPVLDAYGERRDRFATVSNLEVDRLYTPEDVDDIDYEEDLGMPGEEPFTRGVYPTMYRGRTWTMRQFAGFGTAEETNDRFHYLIKEGQTGLSTAFDMPSLMGIDSDHPMSDGEVGKEGVAVDTLRDMEVLFDGIRVDEVSTSFTINPSAAVIYAMYIALADKQGVPRDQIRGTLQNDMLKEFIAQKEWVIPPAPSLDVVTDTIEFAAKETPKWKPVSISGYHIREAGSTAVQELAFTLADGFAYVEDAMDRGLDVDDFAPQLSFFFNSHNSFFEEIAKYRAARRIYARVMTEWYGAEKDASKQLKFHTQTAGQSLTAQQPLNNIIRTTIQALAGVLGGTQSLHTNSYDEALALPSEEAVRVALRTQQIIADESGAADIVDPLGGSFAVEALTDEMEQKTMAYIEHIKEMGDGSVRDGVLEGIDQGYFQREIQEASYEYQKRVDQGDEIVVGVNKYKLDEEVEPELLHVSDEVQEKQLARLAEVKAERDDEAVTETLAALDEAIENGDNVMPAIIDAVKAYVTMGEIMDVFKEHYGAYSEKIGLA encoded by the coding sequence ATGTACGATGATGCCGACCTCGAAAAAATTCGTGAGTCGCGCGAGCAGTGGGAGGACGACACCCTCTCACCCGTTCTCGACGCCTACGGCGAGCGCAGAGACCGGTTCGCGACCGTCTCCAATCTCGAAGTAGACCGCCTCTACACCCCCGAGGACGTAGACGACATCGACTACGAGGAGGACCTCGGAATGCCGGGCGAGGAACCCTTCACCCGTGGCGTGTACCCGACGATGTATCGCGGACGGACGTGGACGATGCGCCAGTTCGCCGGGTTCGGTACCGCAGAGGAAACCAACGACCGCTTCCACTACCTCATCAAGGAAGGGCAGACGGGCCTCTCGACGGCGTTCGACATGCCGAGTCTGATGGGCATCGACTCCGACCACCCGATGAGCGACGGCGAAGTCGGCAAGGAGGGTGTCGCCGTAGACACACTCCGGGACATGGAGGTGCTGTTCGACGGCATCCGCGTGGACGAAGTCTCCACCTCGTTCACTATCAACCCGAGTGCGGCGGTCATCTACGCGATGTACATCGCCCTCGCGGACAAGCAGGGCGTCCCCCGCGACCAGATTCGCGGCACGCTGCAGAACGATATGCTCAAAGAGTTCATCGCTCAGAAGGAGTGGGTCATCCCGCCCGCACCCTCGCTCGACGTGGTCACCGACACCATCGAGTTCGCCGCGAAGGAGACGCCAAAGTGGAAACCAGTCTCTATCTCGGGCTACCACATCCGCGAAGCGGGTTCGACGGCCGTCCAGGAACTCGCCTTCACCCTCGCAGACGGCTTTGCGTACGTCGAAGACGCGATGGACCGCGGCCTGGACGTGGACGACTTCGCGCCACAGCTTTCGTTCTTCTTCAACTCGCACAACTCCTTTTTCGAGGAAATTGCGAAGTACCGCGCCGCCCGGCGCATCTACGCCCGCGTCATGACCGAGTGGTACGGCGCAGAGAAGGACGCGAGCAAGCAACTCAAGTTCCACACCCAGACGGCAGGGCAGAGTCTCACCGCCCAGCAACCGCTCAACAACATTATCCGGACGACGATTCAGGCGCTCGCTGGCGTCCTCGGCGGCACCCAGAGCCTGCACACCAACAGCTATGACGAGGCACTCGCCCTGCCCTCCGAAGAAGCAGTGCGTGTCGCGCTTCGCACCCAGCAGATCATCGCCGACGAGTCGGGTGCTGCAGACATCGTGGACCCGCTCGGTGGCAGTTTCGCCGTCGAGGCACTCACCGATGAGATGGAGCAGAAGACGATGGCGTACATCGAGCACATAAAGGAGATGGGCGACGGCTCCGTCCGCGACGGCGTGCTCGAAGGCATCGACCAGGGGTACTTCCAGCGCGAGATTCAGGAGGCCTCCTACGAGTACCAAAAGCGCGTCGACCAGGGCGACGAAATCGTCGTCGGCGTCAACAAGTACAAACTCGACGAAGAGGTCGAACCGGAACTGCTCCACGTCTCCGACGAAGTGCAGGAAAAGCAGTTAGCGCGACTCGCCGAGGTCAAAGCAGAACGCGACGACGAGGCGGTCACGGAGACGCTTGCCGCCCTCGACGAGGCCATCGAGAACGGCGACAACGTGATGCCAGCCATCATCGACGCGGTGAAAGCCTACGTCACGATGGGCGAAATCATGGACGTGTTCAAGGAACACTACGGCGCGTACTCGGAGAAAATCGGGCTGGCGTAA
- the acs gene encoding acetate--CoA ligase — MANDSQQTLEARLREQDYFRPSPKFVGQANQTDPGIYDRFEEGYPEAFAEYAALLDWDTHWDQVFDGSNPPFFEWFTGGKLNASYNCIDRHLDERKNQTALLWEGEDGEQRNISYQDLYREVNEFAALLRDVGVEEGDIVTLHMPMVPALPVTMLALARIGAPHSEVFAGFSAQALADRVDDANSDYVVTIDGYYRRGELLNHKQKADEAMSLADHDVENVLVWTRDEDLHPDVELEEGRDLRVEDMLPDYKGARVDPVSRDAEDPLFLMYTSGTTGQPKGCQHRTGGYLAYAAGTSKYVLDIKPEDTYWCMADIGWITGHTYIVYGPLALGTTSVMYEGAPDFPHKGRTWELAEKYDVDIFHTSPTAVRMFMKWGEQYLEDYDFSFRHMTTVGEPIQPEAWLWYYKHVGKEEAVIVDTWWQTETGGHLITNLPALKDMKPGSAGVGCPGIKPGLVDDKGDPLEPATGQAGNLVITRPWPGMLQTVYGDDDRFISTYWEDFSDTDSDDWRDWTYKAGDGAVHERDGYFRILGRLDDVMNVAGHRLGTMELESAVAEVEDVAEAAVVSKKDAQKGEVPDVYVILREGVEASDDVRQRIVGAVEDEIGKFARPANVLFVEDLPKTRSGKIMRRLLENISNDEELGNTTTLRDPSVPEKIRDQLKSN; from the coding sequence ATGGCTAACGATTCTCAACAGACACTCGAGGCACGACTGAGAGAGCAGGACTACTTCCGACCCTCTCCGAAGTTCGTGGGGCAGGCGAACCAGACCGACCCGGGGATTTACGACCGGTTCGAGGAGGGCTATCCGGAGGCGTTCGCCGAGTACGCGGCGTTGCTCGACTGGGACACCCACTGGGACCAGGTGTTCGACGGGAGCAACCCGCCATTTTTCGAGTGGTTCACGGGCGGGAAGCTGAACGCCTCGTACAACTGCATCGACCGCCATCTGGACGAGCGAAAGAACCAGACGGCGCTACTCTGGGAGGGCGAAGACGGCGAACAGCGAAACATCTCGTATCAGGACCTCTACCGCGAGGTAAACGAGTTCGCCGCACTGCTGCGAGACGTTGGCGTCGAAGAAGGCGACATCGTCACCCTCCACATGCCGATGGTGCCGGCGCTGCCGGTGACGATGCTCGCACTTGCCCGCATCGGCGCACCCCACAGCGAGGTGTTCGCCGGCTTCTCCGCACAGGCACTTGCAGACCGCGTCGACGACGCCAACTCTGACTACGTCGTCACCATCGACGGCTACTATCGCCGCGGCGAACTGCTCAACCACAAGCAGAAGGCAGACGAGGCGATGTCCCTCGCAGACCACGACGTCGAGAACGTCCTCGTCTGGACGCGCGACGAGGACCTGCACCCGGACGTGGAACTCGAAGAAGGCAGAGACCTCCGAGTCGAGGACATGCTCCCGGACTACAAGGGGGCACGCGTAGACCCCGTCTCCCGGGATGCAGAAGACCCCCTGTTCTTGATGTACACCTCGGGGACGACCGGCCAACCGAAAGGCTGTCAACACCGCACGGGTGGGTATCTCGCCTATGCCGCGGGCACCTCGAAGTACGTCCTCGACATCAAACCCGAGGACACCTACTGGTGTATGGCGGACATCGGCTGGATTACGGGCCACACCTACATCGTCTACGGGCCGCTCGCGCTCGGGACGACCAGCGTCATGTACGAGGGCGCACCTGACTTCCCGCACAAGGGACGGACGTGGGAACTCGCAGAGAAGTACGACGTAGACATCTTCCACACCTCACCGACGGCGGTGCGGATGTTCATGAAGTGGGGCGAACAGTACTTAGAAGACTACGACTTCTCGTTCCGTCACATGACGACGGTCGGCGAGCCGATTCAGCCGGAAGCGTGGCTCTGGTACTACAAACACGTCGGCAAGGAGGAGGCCGTCATCGTGGACACCTGGTGGCAGACCGAGACGGGCGGCCACCTCATCACCAACCTGCCGGCGCTGAAAGACATGAAACCCGGTAGCGCGGGCGTCGGGTGCCCGGGCATCAAACCGGGCCTGGTCGACGACAAGGGCGACCCACTCGAACCCGCGACGGGACAGGCGGGCAACCTCGTCATCACCCGGCCATGGCCGGGAATGCTCCAGACGGTGTACGGCGACGACGACCGCTTCATCTCGACCTACTGGGAAGACTTCTCCGACACCGATTCCGACGACTGGCGCGACTGGACGTACAAGGCCGGGGACGGCGCAGTCCACGAACGCGACGGCTACTTCCGCATCCTCGGACGCTTAGACGACGTGATGAACGTCGCGGGCCACCGCCTCGGGACGATGGAACTGGAGAGCGCCGTGGCAGAAGTCGAGGACGTCGCCGAGGCCGCCGTCGTCTCGAAAAAAGATGCCCAGAAGGGCGAAGTGCCAGACGTGTACGTCATCCTGCGTGAGGGCGTCGAAGCCAGCGACGACGTCCGACAGCGCATCGTCGGGGCCGTGGAAGACGAAATCGGCAAATTCGCTCGTCCGGCGAACGTCCTGTTCGTCGAGGACCTCCCGAAGACGCGCTCTGGGAAAATCATGCGTCGCCTCCTCGAAAACATCTCGAACGACGAGGAACTCGGGAACACGACGACGCTCCGTGACCCATCCGTCCCGGAGAAGATTCGCGACCAGCTCAAGTCGAACTGA
- a CDS encoding long-chain-fatty-acid--CoA ligase: protein MEKPLLVTEFLDRARTYYGDKEGVIATTGERLTYDEIGERADGFSAALQARGVEKGDRVAVLDPNTHYHLEAAYGSMQIGAVHTPLNYRLVPREFEYIMNDAGVKAIYADYEYVPQIEQIRDDIPTEIFITNDAAAVEGDWEEFDDVVAESTDYERPEMAEDEVITINYTSGTTGDPKGVMRTHRCETLHAYLITQQQRITDEDVYLWTLPMFHANGWGHIFAVTGIGARHICTRGIDAEGIFDTVVAEDVSYMCAAPTVLNLLMEHYDEATPQTIGDSDVRVATAGSAPPEATLRVVEDEFGWYLMHVYGATETGPLITTSDFRSFFDDDDDGRFRFKKRQGIGYLGTEIRVVDADGEDVPWDNETLGEVVVNGNQVMEGYWNKEQETHEAFNDRVEGYYHMGDLAVVDEHGMISIQDRKKDIIISGGENISSIELEDTLFDHDAIADVAVIPAPSDKWGETPKAFIVPANGDINNPGITLEDIEDFCRERLAGYKVVHNVEFVDELPTTATGKVQKYELRKQEWDDQDSMVGQG, encoded by the coding sequence ATGGAAAAACCGCTACTCGTCACCGAGTTTTTGGACAGAGCTCGGACCTATTACGGCGACAAAGAAGGGGTCATCGCGACCACTGGGGAGCGACTGACCTACGACGAAATCGGTGAGCGCGCAGACGGCTTTTCTGCGGCCCTCCAGGCCCGCGGTGTGGAGAAAGGCGACCGGGTGGCAGTGCTCGACCCCAACACCCACTACCACCTCGAAGCCGCCTACGGCAGCATGCAAATCGGCGCGGTTCACACGCCGCTCAACTACCGCCTCGTCCCCCGGGAGTTCGAGTACATCATGAACGACGCCGGCGTCAAGGCCATCTACGCCGACTACGAGTACGTTCCACAAATCGAGCAGATTCGTGACGACATCCCGACGGAAATCTTCATCACGAACGACGCGGCTGCAGTCGAGGGCGACTGGGAAGAGTTCGACGACGTGGTCGCAGAGTCGACCGACTACGAGCGCCCGGAGATGGCTGAAGACGAAGTTATCACCATCAACTACACCTCCGGGACGACGGGCGACCCGAAAGGCGTCATGCGCACCCATCGCTGTGAGACGCTCCACGCCTACCTCATCACCCAACAACAGCGCATTACCGACGAGGACGTGTACCTCTGGACGCTGCCAATGTTCCACGCAAACGGCTGGGGACACATCTTCGCGGTCACCGGCATCGGGGCGCGCCACATCTGTACCCGCGGCATCGACGCAGAGGGAATCTTCGACACGGTCGTCGCAGAGGACGTTTCCTACATGTGTGCCGCACCGACGGTGCTCAACTTGCTGATGGAACACTACGACGAGGCCACGCCACAGACGATTGGGGACAGCGACGTACGCGTCGCCACCGCCGGCAGTGCGCCCCCCGAGGCGACACTCAGAGTGGTCGAAGACGAGTTCGGCTGGTATCTGATGCACGTCTACGGCGCGACGGAGACCGGACCGCTCATCACTACCTCCGACTTCAGGAGTTTCTTCGACGACGATGACGACGGCCGCTTCCGATTCAAGAAGCGCCAAGGCATTGGCTACCTCGGCACGGAGATTCGCGTCGTGGACGCAGACGGCGAGGACGTGCCGTGGGACAACGAAACCCTAGGAGAGGTCGTCGTGAACGGGAATCAGGTCATGGAAGGCTACTGGAACAAAGAGCAGGAAACGCACGAGGCCTTCAACGACCGCGTCGAGGGCTACTACCACATGGGCGACCTTGCGGTCGTGGACGAACACGGCATGATTTCGATTCAGGACCGCAAGAAGGATATCATCATCTCCGGCGGGGAGAACATCTCCTCTATCGAACTCGAAGACACCCTGTTCGACCACGACGCCATCGCCGACGTGGCCGTGATTCCCGCGCCGAGCGACAAGTGGGGCGAAACGCCGAAGGCGTTCATCGTGCCCGCAAACGGCGATATTAACAACCCGGGTATCACGCTCGAAGACATCGAGGACTTCTGCCGAGAACGCCTCGCAGGCTACAAAGTCGTCCACAATGTCGAGTTCGTCGACGAACTGCCGACGACGGCGACCGGCAAGGTCCAGAAGTACGAACTGCGCAAGCAGGAGTGGGACGACCAAGACTCGATGGTCGGGCAGGGATAA
- a CDS encoding cox cluster protein, which yields MAQTQGLTRGRRVVLTIYVIVVAIAALTGLILGTFVSGDILAPKFLGIIPFPPTPLGLAAYGGLTLAVVLGVVLGLVIYVSDRYVE from the coding sequence ATGGCACAGACGCAGGGGCTCACCCGCGGTCGGCGCGTCGTCCTCACCATCTACGTCATCGTCGTCGCCATCGCGGCCCTCACCGGCCTCATCCTCGGGACGTTCGTGAGCGGCGACATCCTCGCACCGAAATTTCTCGGCATCATTCCGTTCCCGCCGACCCCGCTCGGCCTTGCCGCCTACGGCGGATTGACGCTCGCCGTGGTGCTCGGCGTCGTCCTCGGGCTGGTTATCTACGTTTCAGACCGGTATGTGGAGTAG
- the ctaD gene encoding cytochrome c oxidase subunit I has protein sequence MANGQLALTVLMGVFLIAVAAWLSRVEDWRSYAPLSGGGGYRRETGTAHEEKPAGLIRWLTTVDHKDIGILYGLYGIIAFVWGGLAVLLMRIELAAPAQDLIEPTLYNGLLTSHGITMLFLFGTPMIAAFSNYFIPLLIGADDMAFPRINAIAFWLLPPAALLIWAGFFLDPLTGGQIQAAQTSWTMYTPLSAEQANPGVDLMLLGLHLSGVSATMGAINFIVTIFTERGSKVNWANLDIFSWTILTQSGLVLFAFPLLGSAIVMLLLDRNFATTFFTVGGGSPILWQHLFWFFGHPEVYILVLPPMGLVSYILPKFAGRKLFGFKFVVYSTLAIGVLSFGVWAHHMFSTGIDPRLRASFMAVSLAIAIPSAVKTFNWITTLWNGKLRLTAPMLFCIGFISNFIIGGVTGVFLASIPVDLVLHDTYYVVGHFHYIVMGVIGFGLFGALYYWFPIVTGRMYQRTLAKWHFWLVMIGTNLTFFGMLILGYLGMPRRYATYDFNPAITPMEAITALHQIATLGAFLIAVGTLIFVWNVVSSWMEGPVLENADPWDLEETNQFGHEWVWHRNRLNRSLIAADGGEEEVATDGGEVEDE, from the coding sequence ATGGCGAATGGACAGTTAGCACTGACGGTGTTGATGGGGGTATTCCTCATCGCCGTCGCTGCCTGGCTCTCGCGCGTCGAGGACTGGCGCTCGTACGCTCCGCTGTCGGGTGGCGGGGGCTACAGACGAGAGACAGGCACCGCTCACGAGGAGAAGCCTGCGGGACTTATCCGCTGGCTGACCACGGTTGACCACAAAGATATCGGCATCCTCTACGGACTCTACGGGATTATTGCGTTCGTCTGGGGTGGCCTCGCGGTCCTGCTCATGCGTATCGAGCTCGCGGCACCCGCACAGGACCTCATCGAGCCAACCCTCTACAACGGGCTGCTCACGAGTCACGGTATTACGATGCTGTTCCTGTTCGGGACGCCGATGATTGCGGCGTTCTCGAACTACTTCATCCCGCTGCTCATCGGGGCAGACGACATGGCGTTCCCACGCATCAACGCCATCGCCTTCTGGCTCCTGCCACCGGCGGCACTCCTCATCTGGGCTGGCTTCTTCCTCGACCCACTCACGGGCGGGCAAATTCAGGCCGCCCAGACCAGCTGGACGATGTACACGCCGCTGTCTGCTGAACAGGCAAACCCCGGCGTGGACCTGATGTTGTTGGGACTGCACCTTTCCGGGGTTTCTGCCACCATGGGTGCCATCAACTTCATCGTCACCATCTTCACAGAACGCGGAAGCAAGGTCAACTGGGCTAACCTCGACATCTTCTCGTGGACCATCCTGACCCAGTCCGGCCTCGTGCTCTTCGCATTCCCACTGCTCGGCAGCGCTATCGTGATGCTCCTGCTCGACCGGAACTTCGCGACGACGTTCTTCACTGTCGGCGGCGGGTCGCCCATCCTCTGGCAGCACCTGTTCTGGTTCTTCGGCCACCCCGAGGTGTACATCCTCGTGCTGCCGCCGATGGGACTGGTCAGCTACATCCTGCCAAAGTTCGCGGGCCGGAAACTGTTCGGCTTCAAGTTCGTCGTCTACTCGACGCTCGCCATCGGCGTCCTCTCGTTCGGCGTCTGGGCCCACCACATGTTCTCTACGGGTATCGACCCACGTCTGCGGGCCTCGTTCATGGCCGTCTCGCTCGCCATCGCGATACCGAGTGCAGTCAAGACGTTCAACTGGATTACGACCCTCTGGAACGGGAAGCTCCGGCTTACCGCCCCGATGCTGTTCTGTATCGGGTTCATCTCGAACTTCATCATCGGCGGCGTGACCGGCGTGTTCCTCGCCTCGATTCCGGTGGACCTCGTGCTCCACGACACCTACTACGTCGTTGGTCACTTCCACTACATCGTGATGGGCGTCATCGGCTTCGGTCTCTTTGGCGCGCTCTACTACTGGTTCCCAATCGTCACCGGTCGGATGTACCAGCGCACGCTCGCGAAGTGGCACTTCTGGCTCGTCATGATCGGGACGAACCTGACGTTCTTCGGCATGCTCATCCTCGGCTACCTCGGCATGCCGCGTCGCTACGCGACCTACGACTTCAACCCGGCTATCACGCCGATGGAGGCCATCACGGCACTCCACCAGATTGCGACCCTCGGCGCGTTCCTCATCGCTGTCGGGACGCTCATCTTCGTCTGGAACGTCGTCAGTTCCTGGATGGAAGGGCCGGTCTTGGAGAACGCAGACCCGTGGGACTTAGAAGAAACCAACCAGTTCGGTCACGAGTGGGTCTGGCACCGCAACCGCCTCAACCGCTCGCTCATCGCCGCGGACGGCGGTGAAGAAGAAGTCGCTACCGACGGCGGCGAAGTCGAAGACGAATAG
- a CDS encoding DUF6684 family protein has protein sequence MATPLFDRDTWLDLTVNMIPMGIILFFIIGFAIFNPWGFNLEKSSLQYGLLLIPFISMGILTYYAGKAISTGEREIEQNENMENPYETH, from the coding sequence ATGGCAACACCGCTCTTCGACCGGGATACGTGGCTCGACCTCACGGTGAACATGATTCCGATGGGAATCATCCTGTTCTTCATCATCGGGTTCGCCATTTTCAACCCGTGGGGGTTCAACCTCGAGAAATCGAGCCTTCAGTACGGCCTCCTCCTCATCCCCTTCATCTCGATGGGTATCCTCACCTACTACGCCGGCAAGGCGATTTCGACCGGTGAGCGTGAAATCGAACAGAACGAGAACATGGAAAATCCGTACGAGACCCACTGA
- a CDS encoding cox cluster protein: MDEQAGLSDQYSRASPWPVFVALGLAISEVGIVMALFPLAVGGLLLFAGSVTGILQESDHIETPWPLLSGIGVFLLVVGAGLVLSQTAGLSLDAVVAALEAMNGLVFRGLSILLSGAILAIGGVVGAVAEPARL, encoded by the coding sequence ATGGACGAACAAGCGGGATTGAGCGACCAGTACAGCCGGGCCAGTCCGTGGCCGGTGTTCGTCGCCCTCGGCCTCGCCATCTCCGAGGTCGGCATCGTCATGGCGTTGTTTCCTCTCGCTGTCGGCGGCCTCCTGTTGTTTGCAGGGAGCGTGACCGGCATCCTGCAAGAATCCGACCACATCGAGACGCCGTGGCCCCTCCTCTCGGGTATCGGCGTGTTCCTCCTCGTCGTTGGGGCTGGCCTCGTGCTCTCACAGACCGCCGGACTCTCGCTCGACGCCGTCGTCGCCGCACTCGAAGCGATGAACGGCCTCGTCTTCCGTGGCCTGTCGATTCTTCTCTCGGGGGCCATCCTCGCCATCGGTGGTGTCGTCGGCGCGGTCGCAGAACCCGCTCGTCTCTGA
- a CDS encoding C2H2-type zinc finger protein, protein MTDEAPTSCPYCDQRFAREQWQALHLGLEHDGKLTPAEREAVETARDEEEADLRTFRLKALAALVFLYFGFLFAYSLFA, encoded by the coding sequence ATGACCGACGAAGCACCCACCTCGTGTCCGTACTGTGACCAGCGATTCGCCCGCGAACAGTGGCAGGCATTGCACCTCGGCCTCGAACACGACGGCAAGCTGACCCCCGCAGAGCGTGAGGCGGTCGAGACCGCTCGCGACGAAGAGGAAGCCGACCTCCGAACGTTCCGATTGAAGGCGCTCGCCGCCCTCGTGTTCCTCTACTTCGGCTTCCTGTTCGCCTATTCGCTGTTCGCCTGA
- a CDS encoding heme-copper oxidase subunit III translates to MSVEDASDDHGGHHHLPAVEDWPRGFGEASWWPFITALGGAGLYTGAGLFVLGRGEDALVDPMAGPAVFIASTFLFLAGLYGWLYHAFVVNFWEGGSHSKGLRLGMVTFLGSEVATFGAGFVYYFFIRAGAWPPEHIPHGFLGALVIGNTILLILSSITLHYSHVALRKGNRTRFIQLLAATLLLGIVFLFGQVYEYYEFIVVEGFTLTEGVFASAFFGLTGLHGLHVSMGAVLLGIVFVRALKGQYSAERHVSVSTASMYWHFVDAVWVFLVVVLYVGAVYSL, encoded by the coding sequence ATGAGCGTAGAAGACGCATCGGATGACCACGGTGGTCACCACCACCTCCCCGCGGTCGAGGACTGGCCACGCGGGTTCGGTGAGGCGAGTTGGTGGCCGTTTATCACCGCCCTTGGTGGTGCTGGGCTGTACACCGGCGCGGGCCTGTTCGTGCTCGGTCGGGGTGAAGACGCACTCGTCGACCCGATGGCCGGGCCGGCGGTGTTCATCGCCAGCACTTTCCTCTTCCTCGCCGGCCTCTACGGCTGGCTGTACCACGCCTTCGTCGTGAACTTCTGGGAAGGCGGTTCCCACAGCAAAGGCCTGCGCCTCGGAATGGTCACGTTCCTCGGGTCTGAAGTCGCAACCTTCGGTGCCGGGTTCGTGTACTACTTCTTCATCCGTGCAGGCGCGTGGCCGCCAGAACACATACCTCACGGGTTCCTCGGTGCACTCGTCATCGGGAACACCATCCTGCTGATTCTCAGCAGTATCACACTCCACTACTCACACGTCGCCCTCCGGAAGGGCAACCGGACGCGATTCATCCAGTTGCTCGCCGCGACGCTACTCCTGGGTATCGTCTTCCTGTTCGGGCAGGTGTACGAGTACTACGAGTTCATCGTCGTTGAAGGCTTCACGCTCACCGAGGGCGTGTTCGCGAGCGCCTTCTTCGGCCTGACGGGCCTTCACGGCCTCCACGTTTCGATGGGAGCTGTCCTTCTCGGCATCGTGTTCGTCCGCGCACTCAAAGGGCAGTACTCAGCAGAGCGCCACGTCTCCGTCTCGACGGCCTCGATGTACTGGCACTTCGTCGACGCAGTGTGGGTCTTCCTCGTCGTCGTGCTGTACGTCGGCGCGGTGTACTCCCTGTAG
- a CDS encoding S8 family serine peptidase gives MIDKLCYLDEPAVLDGLDCTVHETYEFGEAGSAVHVGATPGGFRQLRADDRVNRVEENLLVRVPYEPAFVNEEKSSLATIEDIRQVHSIPRNGSTGDGVTVVVLDSGVDPSHPVFDETAMREVDVTEEGGGDAIGHGTAVCGQLARLAPNADLVSLRIFGQRGRTRTDTVLRAYEWLHKNRSAYDVVVMSWGTERRSPALDRIHEHLLDAGIRDVVAAGSSAARNGSPATAKRTLSVGACTMDSERASFSATTPGRDNPDVLAIGVDARLAQAGRTKMGIDLAGQWVKASGTSVAAPTVAGLAARYLERFPEATPETLKRDFEAATTAKTEGGAGVIDYRETVAQAIRRAG, from the coding sequence ATGATTGATAAGCTCTGCTACCTCGACGAACCTGCAGTCCTCGACGGCTTAGACTGTACCGTCCACGAAACCTACGAGTTCGGCGAAGCCGGGAGCGCGGTCCACGTCGGCGCAACTCCCGGGGGCTTCAGACAGCTGCGTGCGGACGACCGCGTAAACCGCGTCGAGGAGAACCTGCTGGTTCGCGTGCCCTACGAACCCGCCTTCGTGAACGAGGAAAAATCCTCGCTCGCGACCATCGAAGACATCAGGCAAGTCCATTCGATTCCCCGCAACGGTTCGACCGGCGACGGCGTCACGGTCGTCGTCCTCGATTCGGGTGTGGACCCGAGCCATCCCGTCTTCGACGAGACAGCGATGCGCGAGGTGGACGTGACCGAGGAAGGGGGCGGCGACGCAATCGGCCATGGAACCGCCGTTTGCGGACAGTTGGCTCGCCTCGCGCCAAATGCCGACCTCGTCTCGCTTCGCATCTTCGGCCAGCGCGGGCGCACCCGTACTGACACCGTCCTCCGCGCCTACGAGTGGCTCCACAAAAACCGGTCGGCCTACGACGTGGTCGTCATGTCCTGGGGGACAGAGCGTCGGTCGCCCGCCCTCGACCGCATCCACGAACACCTACTCGACGCTGGAATCCGCGACGTGGTCGCCGCGGGCAGTTCAGCGGCGCGCAACGGCAGTCCGGCGACAGCCAAGCGCACCCTGAGCGTCGGCGCGTGTACGATGGACAGCGAACGCGCCTCGTTTTCTGCGACCACGCCCGGTCGGGACAACCCGGACGTCCTCGCCATCGGCGTGGACGCGCGCCTCGCGCAGGCAGGCCGGACGAAGATGGGTATCGACCTCGCGGGCCAGTGGGTCAAAGCCTCCGGCACGTCGGTGGCTGCTCCGACGGTGGCCGGACTCGCCGCACGGTATCTCGAACGGTTCCCGGAAGCTACTCCAGAGACGCTCAAACGCGATTTCGAAGCGGCAACGACGGCGAAGACCGAGGGTGGGGCCGGAGTTATCGATTACAGAGAGACGGTCGCACAGGCGATCCGACGAGCAGGCTAA